Proteins from a genomic interval of Calditrichota bacterium:
- a CDS encoding glycosyltransferase family 2 protein — protein MGGEQLGPVSVVIPAFNEEKSVAAVVQEVRAVLQNHGVEHEIIVVDDGSSDNTAQAALASGAHVIQHRRNRGYGASLKTGIRAARHEVIVITDADGTYPSRAIPELLTRLQSADMVVGARVSDNVHIPLLRRPGKWLLGRLAEHITGEKIPDLNSGLRAFRSQCVNQYFPILPDRFSFTTTITVALLSDGYRVDYLPIDYLKRQGKSKIVPWNFFEFVALVLRLSMSFNPLRVFVPVSMFCFLLGVIKLLADVVFAVMRTGSFGFHLLTEPVVSTTAVVFLLFGLQILLIGMMSDGLARKIAQRIPADYQSRAVEDLAQGSRKGA, from the coding sequence GTGGGAGGAGAGCAACTGGGGCCGGTGTCGGTGGTGATACCTGCCTTCAACGAGGAGAAGAGCGTCGCGGCTGTGGTGCAAGAGGTGCGCGCCGTGTTGCAGAACCACGGGGTGGAGCACGAGATTATCGTCGTCGACGATGGCTCTTCCGACAACACCGCACAGGCAGCCTTGGCCAGTGGCGCGCACGTGATCCAACACCGGCGGAATCGCGGGTACGGGGCCTCGCTCAAGACAGGCATCCGCGCAGCTCGCCACGAGGTCATTGTGATCACCGATGCCGACGGCACTTACCCCTCAAGAGCAATCCCCGAGTTGCTGACTCGCCTGCAAAGTGCCGACATGGTGGTCGGGGCGCGGGTGAGCGACAACGTGCACATCCCGCTCTTGCGCAGACCAGGAAAGTGGCTGCTCGGGCGTTTGGCAGAGCATATCACCGGCGAGAAAATTCCCGACCTGAACTCCGGACTGCGCGCCTTTCGCAGTCAATGCGTGAACCAGTATTTCCCGATCTTGCCAGACCGCTTCTCTTTTACCACGACCATCACCGTGGCCTTGCTCAGCGATGGCTACCGGGTGGACTATCTGCCCATCGACTATCTCAAGCGACAAGGAAAGTCCAAGATCGTGCCGTGGAATTTCTTCGAATTCGTGGCCCTGGTGCTCCGCCTGTCCATGTCGTTTAATCCGCTGCGGGTCTTCGTGCCGGTCTCCATGTTTTGTTTCCTTTTGGGTGTGATCAAACTGCTCGCGGACGTGGTGTTTGCCGTGATGCGCACTGGCAGTTTCGGTTTCCACCTGCTCACCGAGCCGGTGGTCTCCACGACGGCAGTGGTCTTTCTTCTCTTTGGGCTGCAGATATTGCTCATCGGCATGATGTCAGATGGCTTGGCGCGCAAGATCGCCCAGCGCATCCCTGCGGACTATCAATCTCGGGCAGTAGAAGACCTTGCCCAGGGAAGCCGGAAGGGGGCGTAG